CTGTTCTGCCTTGCCGTCTAGCGGCAAATCTTCAGCAAACCCCGGTTTAAAAACTTCATCTGCTTTAGGCAGCCAATCCGACAATAAAAATCCGCCCGCCGCCGGTACGTCAAAGTCGCGGACGTTCAAGCAGGTGTACGATTGCAGGCTATGAATGTTAAGCGTGATGCGGGCGTTGCGGTAAATTTCAAACAAGCGCTTAAACGGCGCGATGTCCTTAAAGCAGCGTTCGCTTATCTCCGGCGGCAATAATGCTTGCCAGGCGGTGTTGCCGTAAATGTGCAGGTCGTATTGCGCCAGCGATTTGATGATTTGCAGCCGGTAGCGGGTGTTAGCTTCCCACAATAAGTATTGCCTGAGTTCGTCCATGCGGTCGTGAGGCACTTCGCCTGGCATGGGGAATTGCTGCATGATTTCGAGGACGTCGCGTCGCGGGTTCGCCAGTTTTTCTGCAATGAATTGTTCGGCAAATTCACCCCAGGCGGGCGAGAGTTGTTCGATAAAATTGCGGTGGTCGCGTATTTGCCCAACGAAGACCACGTCGCATTTCCTTGCAGCGCGTTTGGGGCCGCGCTTGGTTTTTGTCACTGCGCCGGGCATAAATCCCACGTTCTGCGCACCGTGACGCCGCAGCGTTTCGCTCCAGCCTTCATCCGCGACCCAGAAATGTTCATCAGCCGAGATACCGTTTCGGTAGAAAAAATGCTCGGCGTAAAATGGATCGTCGGCATACCAAACCAATTTAGGAACCGGCAACGAGCGGCTGAATTCAGCCCCCAGGGCGACATCATACGAAGGCGACTGGTTGCATAAAAAAATCACGTCCGGTTCCGAATAGATCAAGTCTAATATGCGATAGTAGGGCGGGTAGTAGGCGTCGGGTTTCATCACCGTATAGCGCGTCTGCCAGCCCAGGCGACGCAAATAAAACAACAGCGTACGGATAAGGACATGCTGGATGGTTGAATATTTCGCCGCCGCGCGTAGGTCGCTGTAGGTCCAGAGCAAGGGCTGACTGCGTTTGCATTCTCGTAATCGCGCCGAGATGTTTTGGATCGCGGAGAGGTGCGCCTGTTTGTGTTTGGGGATTTCTTGCGATAAAAATGAATGGACGCTTTGCAGCGTTTGAAAACGCTCTTCGTCGCAGGATGGATCGCCGCTTTGCAAAAACGGTTTCGCCGCAGCGTCTGAATAGGTTTCACGCCAGAGCGCTTCAATCTGCCCGGCCAGATTTTCGCCGACCGCCCAGAATACGCGCCCTGAACGGAACAAGGCGCCCAAATCGCCAGCCATGAGCGCCGAAGCAAATGCCTTCCAGGAGGGTTCGATAATCAATACGCCGCGATTTTCCTGAATGATTGCCGGGGTGCACGACGCGGCGAATTCCGGGTTGAATCCAAAGAGGTATAGAAAGTCCATCCCGTTGGTTAATGCGGATTGGATCGAATTCAGGCCTTGTTGCGTTTGCGTTTTATTGAGCGAGGGCGGCGCTTCTATTGCGTTGGCGCGTTGCAAGTCCGACGGCATCTGTGCGAATAGCCCCGGATGTTGTTTACGAAATACGGATAGGTTTTTCTGAAACCGTTTGTTTTTGATCGGGTCCATTCGCCGCCGCTTTGGTTTGATTCATGCACAATCACGGCAGAGATTTGGTATTCAATCGCGCCGCTGCTACACTCGGATACGCTTATCGTTATTATCAGCGAAAAGTGATACATTCTAAAGTGTTTGCCAGAATTGCGGTCGGATTGAATTTCCGTTATCGGTATTGAGCGCAGAGCCCTTTGGGCGCGCTTAACGAACCTGATTTTGACAAATACTCTTTACAGCCAGAGGTGAATTTTGGACCGCTTGCAACAATTAGAAGAAATGCTGGCGCAAGAGCCGGACGATGCCTTCACGCGCTATGCGCTTGCGTTGGAACTAAAAAAACACGGACGCATCAATGATGCGCTCGACCAGTTTGAGCAGGTCATCGGGCGCCATGCCGACTATGTCCCCGCCTACTTTATGATCGGTCAATTGTTGGCGGAAGAAGGCCGCGCCGAAGACGCTAAACAGCGCCTGCGCGAAGGCGTTGCGATGGCGCAGCGCAGCGGTGATTCACACGCCCAAGGCGAAATGCAAGAATATTTAGATTCACTCGACTAAGTCGCAACGTGGAAGGCAACGATGTTTCGAATCATTTCAACAATCTGTTTTGCATTACTGATTGCGCAGGCCAATGCCGCGCCTACCATTCAATCATTCGACGGCGCGGCGGACGATGCGCCCTATACGGCCTCGAACTTTGGTCGCTCGCGTGATTTGGCGCCAGTCGACGGCGTTATGGTATTGGTGAAAGCCGCTGCGGAATCGAATGCTATCGCATTCGATCGCACGGCAGCCGGAACCTATAAACGCATCAGCGCACAATGGCGCTTTTCTATCACCAGCGGGCGTGAAGGCGCGGGTATTATGCTTTTGAATACAGCGCATTACGGCGAAACCGGCGATGCGCCGGATATCGGTTGGGAAGAGCCAAACCTCGACGGCTCGTTCGGATTGGGCATCGACATTGCGAACCCGGACGATTACACCAACCTCGACCGCGCCCACGAAATCTCGCTGCATTGGGACGGCGTTGAGCGCGCAAACAAACGTACGTCATTCGATTTCCGCGATGCAGGGTTCCTACAATTTCTACTCGATATTGAATTTTCGCTGGGCGGCGCATTTGTAAATCTGCGCATCGACGACGAAGTCGTATACGACAATTATTTTGTCGCAGGCATGGCGCCCTATGAATCACGCGCTGCATTCGGCGCCCGATCCACCACAACCTCTCGGCCCCAAATGCAACTGGATGATGTTTATGTTTCGTTTGAAGAACCCGCGCCGCAATTCGAGTCGCCGCTGGTCGCCGGAACCTTCAATCAAGAATACATCTATAGCAGTAACCGCCAGCCCAGCCGCAGTTTTGATTTGCCCGATGAGGGCCTCGTCTACGAGCGCGTTCTGTTGCGCATGACGCTTGAGGCGCCCGAAGGCGGCTACGATTTTTGGGACCGCATTATGAAGATAAGCGTTCGCAGTGATGTTAGAAAGACGGTCGAAATTGCCCGCTTTATGACGCCCTACAGAAAAGGCGGCGTCTGGTGGTGGGACGTGACCGACTACCAATCGATCTTGCGCGGCTCAACCCGGATGACGGCGTTTATTGACACCTGGGTCGGGCCGGGACACGCGCAAGGCGCCGGATGGTTGGTGACGCTGGATTTGTTTTACTACCAAGGCAACCCGAAGTGGGAGCCGTATTTTGTTGAAAATGTATGGAACGGCGAGCCGCGATATGGCGATCCCAATAATCCCATTTCGAAATTCTTCGCCGACAAAACGCTTGACGCTGACGCTGAGATGGAACGCGCCAAACTGCGCATCATCGTCACCGGACACGGCCAGTCGCCCAATACCAACAACGCGGCGGAATTTTTGGTCAGGGGCCGCACCGTGCGCGTCAATGGCGCTGAATACTACAACG
The Candidatus Hinthialibacter antarcticus genome window above contains:
- a CDS encoding glycosyltransferase, whose product is MDPIKNKRFQKNLSVFRKQHPGLFAQMPSDLQRANAIEAPPSLNKTQTQQGLNSIQSALTNGMDFLYLFGFNPEFAASCTPAIIQENRGVLIIEPSWKAFASALMAGDLGALFRSGRVFWAVGENLAGQIEALWRETYSDAAAKPFLQSGDPSCDEERFQTLQSVHSFLSQEIPKHKQAHLSAIQNISARLRECKRSQPLLWTYSDLRAAAKYSTIQHVLIRTLLFYLRRLGWQTRYTVMKPDAYYPPYYRILDLIYSEPDVIFLCNQSPSYDVALGAEFSRSLPVPKLVWYADDPFYAEHFFYRNGISADEHFWVADEGWSETLRRHGAQNVGFMPGAVTKTKRGPKRAARKCDVVFVGQIRDHRNFIEQLSPAWGEFAEQFIAEKLANPRRDVLEIMQQFPMPGEVPHDRMDELRQYLLWEANTRYRLQIIKSLAQYDLHIYGNTAWQALLPPEISERCFKDIAPFKRLFEIYRNARITLNIHSLQSYTCLNVRDFDVPAAGGFLLSDWLPKADEVFKPGFAEDLPLDGKAEQEVFFYHNANDMQKIVEYFLANQDERFACVERARERVIHQHTYAQRAETIHNYYEKISKAI
- a CDS encoding tetratricopeptide repeat protein translates to MDRLQQLEEMLAQEPDDAFTRYALALELKKHGRINDALDQFEQVIGRHADYVPAYFMIGQLLAEEGRAEDAKQRLREGVAMAQRSGDSHAQGEMQEYLDSLD
- a CDS encoding peptide-N-glycosidase F-related protein, with protein sequence MFRIISTICFALLIAQANAAPTIQSFDGAADDAPYTASNFGRSRDLAPVDGVMVLVKAAAESNAIAFDRTAAGTYKRISAQWRFSITSGREGAGIMLLNTAHYGETGDAPDIGWEEPNLDGSFGLGIDIANPDDYTNLDRAHEISLHWDGVERANKRTSFDFRDAGFLQFLLDIEFSLGGAFVNLRIDDEVVYDNYFVAGMAPYESRAAFGARSTTTSRPQMQLDDVYVSFEEPAPQFESPLVAGTFNQEYIYSSNRQPSRSFDLPDEGLVYERVLLRMTLEAPEGGYDFWDRIMKISVRSDVRKTVEIARFMTPYRKGGVWWWDVTDYQSILRGSTRMTAFIDTWVGPGHAQGAGWLVTLDLFYYQGNPKWEPYFVENVWNGEPRYGDPNNPISKFFADKTLDADAEMERAKLRIIVTGHGQSPNTNNAAEFLVRGRTVRVNGAEYYNELWRDDCYMSPCRPQSGTWIYSRAGWCPGDVVAPWDINISDEIEAGASYQLEYEADPYTNNNIVDGNPARHLTASHVIYYRPAQDASLRDWMMYEPGK